From the Saccharobesus litoralis genome, one window contains:
- a CDS encoding sodium/proline symporter produces the protein MLLPFLLCLLAITAIGLSSARKSQQTKKDYYLASASVKPWLVGLSAVATNNSGYMFIGVIGYTYSAGLSAIWLMFGWILGDYVASLYVHRKVKVASQISGQVSYAGMLSNWYQQDHINVQKLIAILSFCFLITYAAAQLVAGSKALHVLLGWPLWSGAVVGAILVCAYCFSGGIRASIWTDAVQSFVMVFAMTCLLAVALLNQGGFSQAYAQMANIPNYLDWFPQDLFISGAAGMVVFVLSWFVAGFSVIGQPHIMVRFMALDSEHHIKQARAWYYVWFVIFYSFATCVGLLSRLYIPDISTFDAELALPTMAMVLLPPALVGMVLAGIFAATLSTADSLLLSCSSAVTHDLSNKKTSNTIWLKLTTVFITGCALGIALMGNNNVFDMVILAWSGLASAFAPLLIVLCLGLRPQQNTCLIAIIVGFITALLWRINELHQAVYEGLPGILAGLLVFTLAGIKAKRGK, from the coding sequence ATGTTACTGCCTTTTTTATTATGCTTATTGGCCATTACTGCCATTGGTTTATCTTCTGCTAGAAAGAGTCAACAAACGAAAAAAGATTATTACTTAGCGAGTGCGTCGGTTAAACCTTGGTTGGTCGGTTTATCGGCTGTCGCTACCAATAACAGTGGGTATATGTTTATTGGGGTTATTGGCTATACCTATAGCGCAGGTTTATCAGCCATTTGGTTAATGTTCGGTTGGATCCTAGGTGATTATGTTGCTTCTCTTTACGTGCACCGTAAAGTAAAAGTGGCATCACAAATTAGCGGACAGGTGAGTTACGCTGGTATGTTGAGTAATTGGTATCAACAAGATCATATCAATGTTCAAAAATTAATAGCGATTTTATCGTTTTGTTTTTTAATTACTTATGCAGCCGCGCAGTTGGTTGCTGGTAGTAAAGCCTTACATGTTCTTTTAGGGTGGCCACTGTGGAGCGGGGCTGTTGTTGGGGCCATCTTAGTTTGTGCTTATTGTTTTTCGGGTGGTATTAGAGCATCTATTTGGACTGATGCAGTGCAATCATTCGTGATGGTTTTCGCTATGACTTGTTTACTAGCGGTAGCCTTGTTAAATCAAGGAGGATTTTCGCAAGCTTACGCGCAAATGGCTAATATTCCGAATTATCTTGATTGGTTTCCGCAAGATTTATTTATAAGCGGTGCGGCGGGTATGGTTGTGTTTGTGCTAAGTTGGTTTGTCGCTGGCTTTTCTGTCATTGGGCAACCACACATCATGGTTCGATTTATGGCATTGGATTCTGAACATCATATTAAGCAGGCAAGGGCTTGGTATTATGTGTGGTTTGTTATCTTTTACAGTTTTGCGACTTGTGTCGGTTTATTGTCTCGACTTTACATACCTGATATTTCCACTTTCGATGCTGAACTGGCTTTGCCGACCATGGCTATGGTGTTGTTACCACCCGCTTTAGTAGGGATGGTATTAGCCGGAATTTTTGCAGCAACCTTGTCTACCGCAGATTCCTTATTGCTTAGTTGCTCATCGGCTGTGACCCATGATTTATCGAATAAAAAAACTAGCAATACTATTTGGTTAAAACTGACTACTGTTTTTATCACTGGCTGCGCTTTAGGTATCGCCTTAATGGGTAATAATAATGTGTTTGATATGGTGATACTAGCTTGGTCTGGCTTAGCTAGTGCATTTGCCCCTTTACTTATTGTGCTGTGCTTAGGGTTAAGACCACAACAGAACACCTGTTTAATCGCTATTATTGTTGGTTTTATTACAGCATTACTTTGGCGTATTAATGAATTACATCAAGCCGTGTATGAAGGGTTACCCGGTATTTTGGCTGGGTTGTTGGTTTTTACATTGGCTGGAATAAAGGCAAAGCGTGGCAAATAA
- a CDS encoding MlaC/ttg2D family ABC transporter substrate-binding protein, with protein MIRLVTLSVLFCCVVNAFANTVNKADEEVLNLYAQQTIQELQSGLIALKQANRLDKHQVRTLVEKTLLKPFDTHYFTYKVLGKNLKQLTSSERNAFTHALTYNLINSYASVLTRYNGQAIYVKKAKFQPSGTIAIVPIILGTENKSQLLTKWRFDSKNTQWKMFDIEVENLSLVNTKQKEIASRIKAVGLLNTLKELEKGNKNNE; from the coding sequence ATGATTAGATTAGTGACTTTATCGGTCTTATTTTGTTGCGTTGTTAATGCTTTTGCTAATACCGTAAACAAAGCTGACGAGGAAGTGTTAAATTTGTATGCACAGCAAACAATTCAAGAACTGCAATCGGGTTTAATAGCACTTAAGCAAGCAAACCGACTAGATAAACATCAAGTTCGTACTTTAGTTGAAAAAACGTTGTTAAAACCGTTTGATACGCATTACTTTACTTATAAAGTACTAGGTAAAAATTTAAAGCAATTAACTTCATCCGAACGTAACGCATTTACCCATGCCCTAACCTATAATTTAATAAATAGTTATGCCTCGGTATTAACACGTTATAATGGCCAAGCTATTTATGTCAAAAAAGCTAAGTTTCAGCCATCTGGTACAATCGCGATTGTGCCAATTATATTGGGCACTGAAAATAAGTCGCAATTGCTGACCAAATGGCGTTTTGACAGTAAAAACACTCAATGGAAAATGTTTGACATAGAAGTCGAAAACCTCAGTTTGGTTAATACCAAACAAAAAGAAATCGCAAGCCGAATAAAAGCAGTCGGCTTATTAAACACCTTAAAAGAGTTAGAAAAAGGGAATAAAAACAATGAATAA
- a CDS encoding type II toxin-antitoxin system PemK/MazF family toxin — MAQYVPKRNEIIWLDFEPVKGKEIGKYRPALVLSSKEYNQQTGLLICCPISTSIRSQATEVPVNNLDKPSVVASSLIQTLSWKDRSAKKITTADNGVMEDVLLRLIPLIGAESLFEE; from the coding sequence ATGGCTCAATATGTACCTAAACGCAATGAAATTATTTGGTTAGATTTTGAGCCAGTGAAAGGTAAAGAGATCGGGAAGTATCGCCCTGCATTAGTCCTTTCTAGTAAAGAATACAATCAGCAAACAGGGTTGTTAATTTGCTGCCCAATTAGTACCAGTATTCGAAGTCAAGCTACCGAAGTGCCAGTAAATAACCTCGATAAACCCAGTGTTGTTGCTTCCAGTTTGATTCAAACTCTTTCGTGGAAAGACCGCAGTGCCAAGAAAATTACCACAGCTGACAATGGTGTAATGGAAGATGTTTTGCTAAGGCTTATACCGTTGATTGGGGCTGAATCGTTATTTGAAGAATAA
- a CDS encoding tetratricopeptide repeat protein yields MPCQLKRTIGCLLLSLLLFVTTQTVQATQTVDNKSDIEFKEPLYKPFIERYVLDELKQLRVEQAQTKQELTEKMVEREHRSVDRAVSYATDTITYFFYLIAACTSILVLVGWNSLRDIKERVHSLADEELRKLIAEYENRLADIEKQLKQKSKSITENKEEIELTQEVQTLWLRSQREATPNSKISVYDEILQLKPDDAEALTYKADAVLELGEPQWACNLCLQALAIEPDDAHAHFQLACAYALLDLKDESLANLEKAVSLADSYRQEITTERAFNNLRDTGQFKALIANISN; encoded by the coding sequence ATGCCTTGCCAGCTAAAAAGGACAATCGGCTGTTTATTATTAAGCTTGCTACTGTTTGTCACCACGCAGACAGTGCAAGCGACACAAACAGTAGATAACAAGTCTGATATTGAATTTAAAGAACCACTGTATAAACCGTTTATTGAGCGCTATGTATTAGACGAGCTGAAACAGCTTAGAGTTGAACAAGCACAAACTAAACAAGAGTTAACAGAGAAAATGGTCGAACGCGAGCACAGATCGGTTGATCGCGCGGTAAGTTATGCTACCGACACCATTACCTATTTTTTCTATTTAATTGCGGCTTGTACATCCATTTTAGTATTAGTGGGTTGGAACTCGTTACGCGATATTAAAGAAAGAGTGCATTCACTGGCTGATGAAGAGTTACGTAAGCTGATTGCTGAGTACGAAAATAGACTCGCTGATATAGAAAAACAGCTAAAGCAAAAATCGAAATCGATTACTGAGAACAAAGAAGAAATTGAGTTAACACAAGAAGTTCAAACCTTGTGGTTACGCAGTCAACGTGAAGCCACACCAAACAGCAAAATCAGCGTATACGACGAAATTTTACAGTTAAAACCAGACGATGCCGAAGCGTTAACATATAAGGCAGACGCGGTACTTGAACTGGGGGAGCCGCAGTGGGCGTGCAACTTATGCCTCCAAGCATTGGCTATAGAGCCGGATGATGCTCACGCACATTTCCAACTTGCCTGTGCTTATGCGTTGCTAGATCTGAAAGACGAATCTTTAGCTAATTTAGAAAAAGCAGTCAGTCTAGCAGATAGTTACCGCCAAGAAATCACTACAGAGCGCGCATTTAACAACCTACGTGATACAGGGCAATTTAAAGCGCTTATCGCCAATATTAGTAATTAA
- a CDS encoding AbrB/MazE/SpoVT family DNA-binding domain-containing protein: MRTQVRRIGNSLGNIIPAAYIKQLGLVEGADIEVKADGKKIIIEPIKRQKKRFPFSERELLNGLDAHTAHADELAFVSDKELGE; encoded by the coding sequence ATGCGCACTCAGGTACGAAGAATCGGTAATAGTCTCGGTAATATAATTCCTGCTGCTTACATCAAACAACTCGGCTTAGTTGAAGGGGCTGACATTGAAGTTAAAGCAGATGGAAAAAAAATTATTATTGAACCAATCAAACGTCAGAAAAAGCGTTTTCCGTTTAGTGAAAGAGAGCTATTAAATGGTTTAGATGCTCATACCGCTCATGCTGATGAGCTGGCGTTCGTATCGGACAAAGAGTTGGGTGAGTAA
- a CDS encoding DUF1552 domain-containing protein, producing MNKTLTLNRRSFLRGLGGVAMALPQLNVMASPKNKIPAPKRMVCVGTHFGFVPDLFFPNQTGLNYSLPPLLSPLAKFKDQFTVLSGLDHGENATGGHRGVHAFLSGILSKNAKNFPEFNISLDQKAAQHVGKLTRFPSLQLSPRSDLTNRMSWNAHGSAIPPIESLNQTFDMLFKPFNQHQKQLKRKEIAAQTSILDLVRHDAKFLEKRVGFEDKQKLDEYFTSVREVEKRLEQSESWIDTPKPQVDYDLSMGADSADFVDRVPLFYDLIALALQTDLTRIVTFEIYDIGRNAGGLDISRGYHQLSHHGKVTEYINELSIIEKFHTQQFARFISKLDEIKESDGSSLLSHTQTLLGSGMGNANSHSNKNLPLLLVGGGFKHGQHLSFSSQNNSGNSIPAANLYVSMLQQFGIETDSFNLATGSLTQLRSS from the coding sequence ATGAACAAAACATTAACGTTAAATAGGCGCAGTTTTTTGCGAGGCTTAGGTGGTGTTGCAATGGCATTACCTCAATTGAATGTGATGGCTAGCCCAAAAAATAAGATTCCTGCACCTAAGCGCATGGTTTGTGTGGGTACACATTTTGGTTTTGTGCCCGATTTGTTTTTTCCAAATCAAACAGGTTTAAATTATTCTTTACCGCCTTTGTTAAGCCCGCTAGCAAAATTTAAAGATCAGTTTACTGTTTTATCTGGTCTCGACCATGGTGAAAACGCGACTGGTGGGCATCGCGGTGTACATGCTTTTTTGTCTGGTATTTTATCTAAGAATGCGAAGAATTTTCCTGAATTTAATATCAGCCTAGATCAAAAAGCAGCTCAGCATGTTGGTAAGTTAACTCGTTTCCCATCACTACAATTATCACCACGTTCTGATTTAACCAATAGAATGTCATGGAATGCCCATGGTTCGGCTATTCCACCTATCGAAAGTTTGAATCAAACATTCGACATGTTGTTTAAGCCTTTTAATCAACATCAAAAACAGTTAAAACGAAAAGAAATAGCGGCGCAAACCAGTATTCTCGATTTAGTTAGACACGATGCTAAGTTTCTTGAAAAACGGGTTGGTTTTGAAGATAAGCAAAAATTGGATGAATATTTTACTAGTGTTCGTGAAGTCGAAAAACGATTAGAACAATCTGAGTCGTGGATCGATACTCCTAAACCTCAAGTTGATTATGACCTATCCATGGGAGCTGATAGTGCGGATTTTGTTGATCGAGTACCGCTATTTTATGATTTGATCGCCCTTGCATTACAAACAGATTTAACCCGTATCGTCACCTTCGAAATTTATGATATTGGCCGCAATGCCGGCGGTTTAGATATTAGTCGAGGTTATCATCAATTATCTCACCACGGTAAAGTGACAGAATATATTAACGAATTATCTATTATTGAAAAATTTCATACTCAACAATTCGCTCGCTTTATTAGCAAACTAGATGAAATAAAAGAAAGTGATGGTTCATCATTGCTAAGTCATACGCAGACATTACTTGGTAGTGGTATGGGCAATGCAAATTCTCATTCAAATAAAAACCTGCCTTTGTTATTGGTTGGTGGCGGATTTAAACATGGTCAGCATTTAAGTTTTTCATCACAAAATAATTCGGGTAACTCAATACCTGCCGCTAATTTATATGTTTCTATGTTGCAACAGTTTGGTATTGAAACAGACTCATTTAATTTAGCTACTGGCTCATTAACGCAGTTGAGATCAAGCTAA
- a CDS encoding magnesium transporter, translating into MISIEQKKAAFDWLIDQAAKGTNALPIEAAQFSDSDWALLLESVANEHRLGIWQSIPQALQSQVLAEMRGDARNLLASQLSSSSLNTLARESSSEDLIEILDVLPNKTVAKIIKKLPAESQVQAEESLAYKESEIGRYASKDVYTAISHASVGAVLSELKEIDLPAYTDSITLVNESGLYVGEVDLNAIFSAKPEQLMENIIAANVQVINAKASLINASDQVKSSGRSMLPIVNDDNKLIGRFSLKDALDVFQEHYEAQLSHMGNVSDEDLFAPTLLSARRRAVWLGINLITAFMASFVIGVFDQVVAQVVALAVLMPIVASMGGITGSQTLTLTIRGLATNQLSQSNFKVLGKKEVQIAFLNGLLWASVVAIITGYWFDSLGLSLIIAFALVINMAVASFSGVIIPIIMDKMGIDPALAGSVVLTTVTDVVGFFVFLGSAAIILV; encoded by the coding sequence ATGATCAGTATAGAGCAAAAAAAAGCGGCGTTTGACTGGTTAATCGATCAAGCCGCTAAGGGTACCAATGCCCTTCCTATTGAAGCCGCACAGTTTTCAGACTCTGATTGGGCTTTGTTACTAGAAAGTGTCGCGAATGAACACAGGCTAGGTATTTGGCAATCCATTCCGCAAGCCTTGCAGTCTCAAGTACTGGCTGAAATGCGTGGCGATGCGCGTAACTTATTGGCGTCGCAGCTTAGTAGTTCTAGTTTAAACACGCTTGCAAGGGAAAGTAGCAGCGAAGATTTAATTGAAATTTTAGACGTTTTACCTAATAAAACTGTTGCTAAAATTATCAAGAAACTACCGGCCGAATCACAAGTTCAGGCGGAAGAATCACTTGCGTATAAAGAATCTGAAATTGGTCGCTACGCCAGTAAAGATGTATACACGGCTATTAGTCATGCAAGCGTAGGTGCGGTATTAAGTGAATTAAAAGAAATAGATTTACCCGCTTACACTGACAGTATCACCTTGGTTAACGAATCAGGTTTATATGTAGGTGAAGTAGACTTAAACGCGATATTTAGTGCTAAACCTGAACAGCTAATGGAAAATATCATTGCAGCTAACGTTCAAGTTATTAACGCCAAAGCCAGCTTAATTAATGCATCTGATCAAGTAAAATCAAGTGGCCGCAGTATGCTACCTATTGTTAATGATGATAATAAGTTGATAGGTCGCTTTTCATTGAAAGATGCATTAGATGTATTTCAAGAACACTACGAAGCCCAGTTATCACATATGGGTAACGTTAGCGACGAAGATTTATTTGCACCTACGTTATTAAGTGCCCGAAGACGTGCAGTATGGTTGGGTATCAACCTAATAACAGCCTTTATGGCATCATTCGTCATCGGTGTTTTTGATCAAGTTGTGGCGCAGGTCGTGGCATTAGCCGTGTTAATGCCAATTGTTGCCAGCATGGGCGGTATAACAGGAAGCCAAACCTTAACCTTAACGATACGTGGTTTAGCAACAAATCAGCTAAGCCAAAGTAACTTTAAAGTGCTAGGTAAAAAAGAAGTGCAAATTGCATTTTTAAATGGCCTGCTTTGGGCCAGTGTGGTTGCCATTATTACTGGGTATTGGTTTGATAGTTTAGGTCTGTCGTTAATTATTGCCTTTGCTTTGGTAATTAATATGGCTGTGGCGTCATTTTCTGGGGTTATTATTCCTATCATCATGGATAAAATGGGGATAGACCCGGCATTGGCTGGCTCTGTGGTATTAACCACGGTTACTGATGTAGTCGGCTTTTTTGTCTTTTTAGGATCCGCTGCAATAATTTTGGTGTAA
- a CDS encoding mechanosensitive ion channel family protein has translation MNNFAPQQILVTLLVVVAAFGIKVAMNYWVKRNKSRSDEFEKRHLLNTSKNLVNLLLVIALFVIWHEELQKFALSIAAFIVAIVLATKEVIQCIVGFGYISSTTPFRIGDWIQTGSYTGEVVETDWAKVTLLEVDTASYSYTGRSVFLPNSQMLTQPIKNLNFMRRYVNHSFSVVREDAGVNPFVFKDDIMAEATRLCADFATVAGRYNTLIENRLDAKLAGPEPSVNFTSTDLGKTRATFSIFCPTESAIEIEQQLIAFYLTLWYKAKKAAKESKENDKEES, from the coding sequence ATGAATAATTTCGCCCCACAGCAAATCTTGGTCACATTGCTGGTTGTGGTAGCGGCTTTTGGTATAAAAGTCGCGATGAATTATTGGGTTAAACGTAACAAATCACGTAGTGATGAATTTGAGAAAAGGCACTTACTCAATACCAGTAAAAATCTAGTAAATTTATTACTGGTTATTGCCCTATTCGTGATTTGGCATGAAGAGTTACAAAAGTTTGCACTATCTATCGCGGCTTTCATCGTTGCGATAGTGTTGGCAACTAAAGAAGTGATTCAGTGTATTGTTGGTTTTGGTTACATCTCCAGTACCACACCATTTCGTATTGGCGACTGGATCCAAACAGGTTCTTATACTGGCGAAGTGGTTGAAACAGACTGGGCTAAAGTCACTTTACTTGAAGTAGATACAGCTAGTTATAGCTATACCGGACGTAGCGTATTTTTACCAAATAGCCAAATGTTGACTCAACCCATTAAAAACCTCAATTTTATGCGACGTTACGTTAACCATTCGTTTAGTGTTGTGCGTGAGGACGCCGGAGTCAATCCATTTGTATTTAAGGACGATATTATGGCCGAAGCTACGCGATTGTGTGCAGACTTTGCAACAGTAGCTGGCCGTTACAATACCTTAATTGAAAACAGGCTAGATGCAAAACTAGCTGGGCCAGAGCCAAGTGTTAACTTTACCTCGACAGATTTAGGTAAAACCCGCGCAACATTTAGCATTTTTTGCCCAACAGAATCAGCGATAGAAATAGAGCAGCAATTAATCGCTTTCTATTTGACCCTTTGGTACAAGGCGAAAAAAGCCGCTAAAGAATCAAAAGAGAACGATAAGGAAGAGTCATGA
- a CDS encoding class I SAM-dependent methyltransferase produces MNHTQQLAPTSMKTSDPSFSFKGIKFVKPNHHRVQNIKINNDSPRYLANKVWISSFLMMDYLSSLSLPKGQKIQEIGCGWGAISTYVGKQFNVKVCASDVDKNAQPYQALLNEVNGVNIGFSQASFADMARQANHNLDMLLGADICYNPNTQRELIDLISAFMNKPNRQVILADIGRTPFMRLYKTLESRLTANLTLIQKSLSLPTQIDGYVLHIIS; encoded by the coding sequence GTGAACCATACTCAACAACTGGCCCCAACATCGATGAAAACGTCGGATCCGAGCTTTTCATTTAAAGGCATAAAATTTGTAAAACCTAATCACCATAGGGTACAAAACATCAAAATTAACAATGATTCACCTCGCTATTTAGCTAATAAAGTTTGGATATCTAGTTTTTTAATGATGGATTATTTATCTAGCCTTTCATTACCTAAAGGACAAAAAATACAAGAAATTGGCTGTGGGTGGGGAGCCATTTCAACCTATGTTGGCAAACAGTTTAATGTAAAAGTGTGTGCGAGTGACGTAGACAAAAATGCCCAACCGTATCAGGCGTTACTTAATGAAGTTAATGGAGTCAATATCGGTTTTAGTCAGGCAAGCTTTGCCGATATGGCTCGTCAAGCCAATCACAATCTCGATATGCTGCTTGGGGCTGACATTTGTTATAACCCCAATACCCAACGAGAGTTAATTGATTTAATTAGCGCTTTTATGAATAAGCCCAATAGGCAAGTGATTTTAGCGGATATTGGCCGAACACCTTTTATGCGCTTGTATAAAACACTTGAATCAAGGTTAACGGCTAATTTAACTCTGATTCAAAAAAGCCTTTCTTTACCTACCCAAATCGACGGGTACGTTTTACACATAATTTCCTAG
- a CDS encoding DUF1592 domain-containing protein, whose translation MNSNAWAVNNTNNIDPSIMQFVDKYCVSCHNPEDEEGDLNFVPFVNGEKPLDDDSLHDMLEQLNLSEMPPPDEGEQPSHELRKNIIAQMTDYLTHKEHLAQTQHTILRRLTRYEYKNTLRDLLGVYPDASDATTAFPRDESHHGFTNLGDKQILSDYQLQLYMQAADHYLDQTLVFNQSQPRNKTWHFPPTKLFHKKEITRPSVSYRVIDKDHKYVDIGHGEVDEFWPVYPTRFSKKGVPANGIYKITVAASAVGLDHPYDKKIIKIDHDKPLKLGLWHVPKPELLKPGASDGRVFIGAFDLTEQAKTYEVSVWLPKGSSFYVHWINGPGRTFGIINQVQKRYLPETIKLNDNDKKRLLKEGKPVPKLADNYQAFSELYQGPRVRIHGMRLQGPFNNEWPPKNHVDIVGDTTDANDVNIEKTIINFARKAFRQPITKQQIQPYINFIQTRIKSGQSAELAIKQGLTAILTSPRFLYLDEGSSEQAKLNSYQIATRLSYLLWSSMPDETLLSLAARDELNDPQILWQQTQRMLEDPKSKAFAKYFTRAWLRLDKIGAMAPSVKQYPTYYNDRLETAMLAETEALVDFILQANRPITEFLNSDYSFINDGLAKHYKIDGEFGEQLQYVKLPKQARRGGLLGHASVLTTSANGVDTSPVLRGVWVLESLLGTPTAPPPADVPPIEPDTRGATTIKEQLAKHRSIDTCNDCHAKIDSWGFPLEFYNPIGGLRYKYFPHGIPWKKAKKLAKNIDGHAQLLSGDVVTNEKDLKKQLLKRKDIFAKNLVKKLLTYATGREMTYQDDATIDEIVEGIKQRDYGMQVLLAYVVMSDIFQSP comes from the coding sequence TTGAATTCTAATGCCTGGGCCGTTAATAACACTAATAATATCGATCCTTCTATTATGCAATTTGTCGATAAGTATTGTGTCAGTTGTCATAACCCAGAAGATGAAGAAGGTGATTTAAACTTTGTTCCATTTGTTAACGGTGAAAAACCATTAGACGATGACTCACTGCATGACATGCTAGAGCAATTGAATTTAAGTGAAATGCCGCCGCCAGATGAAGGTGAACAACCTAGTCACGAATTACGTAAAAATATTATTGCGCAAATGACGGATTACCTCACTCACAAAGAACATCTTGCACAAACTCAACATACGATATTGCGCAGATTAACGCGTTATGAATATAAGAATACGTTGCGTGACCTTTTAGGTGTATACCCAGATGCATCCGACGCAACAACAGCATTTCCTCGTGATGAAAGCCATCATGGGTTTACGAATTTGGGTGATAAACAAATATTATCTGACTATCAACTGCAGTTATATATGCAAGCTGCTGATCATTACTTAGATCAAACTTTGGTTTTTAACCAAAGCCAGCCACGTAATAAAACTTGGCATTTTCCGCCCACCAAGTTATTTCATAAAAAAGAAATCACTCGTCCATCTGTTTCATATCGGGTGATAGATAAAGATCATAAATATGTCGATATAGGCCATGGTGAAGTTGATGAATTTTGGCCAGTTTATCCTACTCGTTTTAGTAAAAAAGGTGTACCGGCCAACGGTATATACAAAATTACCGTCGCGGCTTCTGCCGTTGGTTTGGATCACCCGTATGATAAAAAGATAATTAAAATCGATCACGATAAACCGTTAAAGCTAGGGTTATGGCATGTGCCTAAACCCGAATTGCTAAAACCGGGGGCAAGTGATGGTCGAGTCTTTATTGGAGCGTTTGATTTAACTGAGCAAGCAAAAACCTATGAAGTTTCAGTTTGGCTACCTAAAGGTTCATCATTTTACGTGCACTGGATAAATGGCCCTGGCAGAACGTTTGGTATCATTAACCAAGTTCAAAAGCGCTATTTACCTGAAACAATTAAATTAAACGATAATGATAAAAAGCGCTTATTAAAAGAAGGAAAGCCAGTTCCCAAGTTAGCAGATAATTACCAAGCGTTTTCCGAACTTTATCAAGGCCCTCGTGTACGTATTCATGGTATGCGATTACAAGGTCCTTTTAACAATGAATGGCCACCGAAAAACCATGTCGATATAGTTGGTGATACCACAGATGCCAATGACGTTAATATCGAAAAAACGATAATTAATTTTGCGCGCAAGGCGTTTCGCCAACCTATCACTAAACAACAAATTCAACCTTATATTAATTTTATACAAACTCGTATTAAAAGTGGGCAAAGTGCGGAATTAGCCATTAAACAAGGCTTGACCGCAATTCTAACGTCGCCTCGTTTTTTGTATTTAGATGAAGGCAGCAGTGAGCAAGCTAAGCTTAATAGTTACCAAATTGCGACACGGCTATCTTATTTGTTATGGAGCTCAATGCCAGATGAGACACTATTGTCGTTAGCGGCACGGGATGAACTCAATGATCCGCAAATTTTATGGCAACAAACACAACGTATGCTTGAGGATCCCAAATCAAAAGCATTCGCAAAATATTTTACTCGTGCTTGGCTGAGGTTAGATAAAATTGGAGCAATGGCACCCAGTGTTAAACAATATCCGACTTATTATAACGATAGGTTAGAAACGGCTATGTTGGCCGAAACCGAAGCTTTAGTTGATTTTATACTTCAAGCAAACCGCCCTATTACTGAATTTTTAAACTCTGATTACAGTTTTATCAATGACGGCCTAGCCAAACACTATAAAATTGATGGCGAGTTTGGCGAGCAATTACAGTATGTGAAATTACCCAAACAAGCTCGTCGTGGCGGATTACTCGGGCATGCCAGTGTGCTTACCACCAGCGCAAATGGGGTTGATACGTCCCCCGTATTACGCGGTGTATGGGTATTAGAAAGTTTATTGGGAACACCAACCGCACCTCCGCCGGCAGATGTTCCGCCGATAGAGCCAGATACACGAGGCGCAACGACAATTAAAGAGCAATTAGCAAAACACAGAAGCATAGACACCTGTAATGATTGTCATGCAAAAATAGACTCGTGGGGTTTTCCATTAGAGTTTTATAATCCGATTGGTGGCTTGCGCTATAAGTATTTTCCGCACGGCATACCATGGAAAAAAGCTAAAAAGTTAGCAAAAAATATTGATGGCCATGCTCAACTATTATCCGGTGATGTGGTGACTAATGAAAAGGATTTAAAAAAGCAATTGCTTAAACGCAAAGATATTTTTGCTAAAAATTTAGTTAAAAAACTACTGACCTATGCCACAGGCAGAGAAATGACTTATCAGGACGATGCAACAATAGATGAAATAGTCGAGGGTATTAAGCAGCGTGACTATGGTATGCAGGTGCTACTCGCTTATGTCGTAATGAGTGATATATTTCAATCACCCTAA